In one Pleomorphomonas sp. T1.2MG-36 genomic region, the following are encoded:
- a CDS encoding DUF1993 domain-containing protein gives MTIELHAISAPIFTARLKSLVHLLKIGEAEGPARGLSEEALLGARLAPDMFELKRQVQIATDHAKGAMARLAGLDVPSFPDNEQTFAELYARIDKTLAFVASVQATSVNGREETIVTLKLRQETMELTAIDYLQGFALPNFYFHLTTAYDILRHLGMPVGKRDFLWRE, from the coding sequence ATGACCATCGAACTCCATGCCATCTCCGCGCCCATCTTCACGGCGCGTCTCAAGTCCCTTGTCCATCTCCTGAAGATCGGCGAGGCCGAAGGTCCGGCTCGCGGCCTGTCGGAAGAGGCGCTGCTCGGCGCCCGGCTCGCTCCGGATATGTTCGAGTTGAAGCGGCAGGTTCAGATCGCGACGGATCACGCCAAGGGCGCCATGGCCCGTCTCGCCGGGCTCGACGTTCCCTCCTTCCCAGATAACGAACAGACCTTCGCCGAGCTTTACGCCCGCATCGACAAGACACTCGCCTTCGTTGCATCGGTTCAGGCGACTTCGGTTAATGGCCGCGAGGAAACGATCGTCACGCTGAAGCTCCGGCAGGAAACGATGGAGCTTACGGCGATCGATTATCTTCAGGGTTTTGCCTTGCCCAACTTCTATTTTCACCTGACTACCGCCTACGACATCCTGCGGCATCTCGGCATGCCCGTAGGCAAGCGCGATTTTCTCTGGCGCGAGTGA
- a CDS encoding single-stranded DNA-binding protein, with translation MAGSVNKVILIGNLGRDPEVRRMGSGDAVVNLRIATSENWRDRQSGERKERTEWHSVVIFNENLAKVAEQYLKKGSKVYIEGQLQTRKWTDQSGQERYSTEVVLQRFRGELTILDSRGEGGGRSEGDFGDAGSDYGSSGPMERAPARSGGGGGRAQGGGAPASNFSSDLDDDIPF, from the coding sequence ATGGCAGGCAGCGTCAACAAGGTCATCCTGATCGGCAATCTTGGGCGCGATCCCGAGGTGCGGCGGATGGGGTCGGGCGACGCCGTGGTCAACCTGCGCATTGCCACCTCGGAAAACTGGCGCGACCGCCAGAGCGGCGAGCGCAAGGAGCGCACCGAGTGGCACTCGGTGGTGATCTTCAACGAAAATCTGGCCAAGGTCGCCGAGCAGTATCTGAAGAAGGGCTCCAAGGTTTACATCGAGGGTCAGCTCCAGACGCGCAAGTGGACCGACCAGTCCGGCCAGGAGCGCTACTCCACCGAGGTCGTGCTGCAGCGCTTCCGTGGCGAGCTGACCATTCTCGATAGCCGCGGCGAAGGCGGCGGTCGCAGCGAAGGCGACTTCGGCGACGCCGGTTCGGACTACGGCTCGTCCGGTCCGATGGAGCGCGCTCCTGCCCGTTCGGGTGGCGGCGGTGGTCGCGCACAGGGTGGTGGCGCCCCGGCTTCCAATTTCTCGTCGGATCTCGACGACGACATTCCCTTCTGA
- a CDS encoding glycosyltransferase has protein sequence MISVVIPTRNSEEALARTLSTLVTAAADGTVREVVVVDGGSDDQTRLVAEGTGCDLISGSGGAWSRCAIGAAAAQRGDFLMFLRPGVLLDPGWESDFQAMAERRLRHGDSRFAAVFRLASDDDTLGGSLKHYLLRLFSRCAGVTHPDQSLIISRSYFRELGGFSRRDGLAGVDLIRRVGRRRLLRLRTPIVRVTADGQSDTLTGGGAAGALAALLLAIRLPVGVVAGLTGRRA, from the coding sequence ATGATTTCGGTCGTCATTCCTACCCGGAACAGCGAGGAGGCCCTCGCGCGCACGCTTTCGACGCTGGTTACCGCCGCCGCCGACGGTACGGTGCGCGAGGTGGTCGTGGTTGACGGCGGCTCCGACGACCAGACGCGCCTCGTCGCCGAGGGGACGGGCTGCGATCTGATATCCGGTTCGGGCGGTGCCTGGTCGCGTTGCGCCATCGGTGCGGCCGCCGCCCAGCGTGGCGACTTTCTGATGTTCCTGCGTCCCGGCGTGCTGCTCGATCCCGGTTGGGAGAGCGACTTCCAGGCGATGGCCGAGCGTCGTCTCCGGCATGGCGATAGCCGTTTCGCCGCCGTTTTCCGTCTCGCGTCCGACGATGACACGCTCGGCGGAAGCCTGAAGCACTATCTTCTGCGTCTGTTCAGCCGCTGCGCCGGCGTGACGCACCCCGATCAGAGCCTGATCATTTCCCGGAGTTATTTTCGGGAACTCGGCGGGTTCAGCCGTCGTGACGGTCTGGCTGGCGTCGATCTTATTCGTCGCGTCGGGCGTCGGCGCCTTTTGCGCCTCAGGACGCCGATCGTGCGAGTGACCGCCGATGGACAGAGCGATACGCTGACGGGCGGCGGCGCCGCCGGCGCATTGGCGGCCTTGCTGCTCGCCATCCGTCTGCCGGTCGGCGTCGTCGCTGGGCTCACCGGCCGGCGGGCCTGA
- a CDS encoding winged helix-turn-helix transcriptional regulator: MNPAYDVFDDRCPTRLVLDRLADKWALLVLDRLQDGPVRFNHLRRDIRGLSQKVLSQTLKRLERDGLVKRTVHPTVPVSVDYALTSLGRTLTETVAAFAHWAEVNMDAVLAAQTAYDSAMTG; this comes from the coding sequence ATGAATCCCGCCTATGACGTCTTCGACGATCGCTGCCCCACCCGCTTGGTGCTCGACCGGCTGGCCGACAAGTGGGCGCTCTTGGTGCTCGATCGGCTGCAGGACGGTCCAGTGCGGTTCAATCATCTCCGACGCGACATCCGCGGACTCTCTCAGAAGGTGCTGTCCCAGACGCTGAAGCGCCTCGAACGCGATGGACTGGTAAAACGCACAGTCCATCCCACCGTTCCGGTCAGCGTCGATTATGCGCTGACCTCGCTCGGCCGGACGCTGACCGAGACGGTCGCCGCCTTCGCCCATTGGGCCGAGGTCAACATGGACGCGGTCCTCGCCGCCCAGACCGCCTACGACTCGGCCATGACAGGCTGA
- the mutY gene encoding A/G-specific adenine glycosylase, whose amino-acid sequence MPAPSATALLEWYDVHARRLPWRVSPEDRALGILPDPYRVWLSEVMLQQTTVAAVKSYFLDFLERWPTLRALAAAPRDDVMAAWAGLGYYSRARNLKACAEAVARDYCGRFPDTVDGLSQLPGIGPYTAAAIAAIAFDVPAAVVDGNVERVVARLFALETPLPDVKPEIRRLTATLTPDERPGDFAQAMMDLGATICTPKRPACALCPWSESCMARRRGDAETLPRRRAKPERPTRHGVAFVARRHDGALLVRRRADKGLLGGMLEVPGGEWCEGAAPETAEPFQAAWKTVGEIEHTFTHFHLVLTVKATEVGDRPPPADCFWLDAAAVAGEALPTVMRKVVEAATGVPARRVLRRPTIAPRLKLSPEG is encoded by the coding sequence ATGCCGGCGCCGTCCGCCACCGCCCTTCTCGAATGGTACGACGTCCACGCCCGCCGACTGCCCTGGCGCGTATCGCCGGAAGACAGGGCGCTGGGCATATTGCCCGATCCCTACCGGGTCTGGCTTTCGGAGGTGATGCTGCAACAAACCACGGTCGCAGCCGTCAAAAGCTATTTCCTAGACTTTCTGGAACGCTGGCCGACCCTGCGGGCGCTCGCCGCCGCGCCACGCGACGACGTGATGGCCGCCTGGGCTGGCCTTGGCTACTATTCGCGCGCCCGCAACCTCAAGGCCTGCGCCGAGGCGGTCGCCCGCGACTATTGCGGCCGCTTTCCCGATACGGTGGACGGCCTGTCGCAGCTGCCCGGCATCGGCCCCTACACGGCGGCGGCGATCGCCGCCATCGCCTTCGACGTGCCGGCGGCGGTCGTCGACGGCAACGTCGAACGCGTGGTGGCCCGCCTGTTCGCCCTTGAGACGCCGCTACCGGACGTCAAGCCGGAGATCCGCCGCCTGACCGCAACGCTGACGCCGGACGAGCGCCCGGGCGACTTCGCCCAGGCGATGATGGACCTCGGCGCCACCATCTGCACGCCAAAGCGACCGGCTTGCGCTTTGTGTCCGTGGTCGGAGTCCTGCATGGCTCGCCGACGCGGCGATGCCGAGACCCTGCCTCGCCGACGGGCCAAGCCGGAGCGGCCGACCCGTCACGGCGTCGCCTTCGTCGCCCGCCGGCACGACGGCGCGCTCCTCGTTCGCCGCAGAGCCGACAAGGGACTGCTCGGCGGCATGCTGGAGGTACCCGGTGGCGAATGGTGCGAGGGGGCGGCGCCAGAGACCGCAGAGCCGTTTCAGGCCGCCTGGAAGACCGTCGGCGAGATCGAGCATACCTTCACGCACTTCCATCTCGTGCTGACGGTCAAGGCCACCGAGGTGGGCGACCGCCCGCCGCCTGCGGACTGCTTCTGGCTCGATGCCGCTGCCGTGGCGGGCGAGGCCCTGCCAACGGTCATGCGCAAGGTTGTCGAGGCGGCGACGGGAGTGCCGGCGCGGCGGGTGTTGCGACGCCCCACGATAGCGCCCCGGCTCAAGCTCTCACCTGAGGGTTGA
- a CDS encoding MBL fold metallo-hydrolase: MTDTSTLRILEPTRGVFAYYDGRVPGARLHSAMENWLDDGAYSLGIASYAIVEGSEAVVFDSHISLDHARAVRQHLEGRGVSRFTLVLSHWHDDHVAGNAVFADGPIIAHHLTRDALAANRDKLENGNPAIRPLVMPTEIFEDGLTLTMGGRIVEALHFEIHSADGVVLHVPDAGLLLAGDVVEDTVTYISEADFTPTHIAELNRLAALPVRSILPAHGAAERIAAGGYDAGLIAANRSYLMRLLAGEGRDGAPLSRFVADDVEAGRIGYFEPYEAVHRANLKALAAVGL, from the coding sequence GTGACCGACACGAGCACCTTGCGCATTCTGGAGCCGACACGGGGTGTGTTCGCCTATTACGACGGGCGCGTGCCGGGCGCCCGGCTGCACTCGGCCATGGAGAACTGGCTTGACGACGGCGCCTACAGTCTCGGCATCGCGTCCTACGCCATCGTCGAGGGCAGCGAGGCGGTCGTCTTCGACAGCCACATCTCGCTCGATCATGCCCGCGCCGTCAGGCAGCATCTCGAAGGACGCGGCGTAAGCCGCTTCACGCTGGTGCTCAGCCATTGGCACGACGACCACGTTGCCGGCAACGCCGTATTCGCCGATGGACCGATCATTGCCCACCACCTGACGCGCGATGCGCTCGCCGCCAACCGCGACAAGCTGGAAAACGGCAACCCGGCGATACGGCCGCTGGTCATGCCGACCGAGATCTTCGAGGACGGACTGACGCTCACGATGGGCGGCCGCATCGTCGAGGCCCTGCATTTCGAAATCCACAGCGCCGATGGCGTCGTGCTGCACGTGCCGGACGCCGGCCTGCTGCTTGCCGGGGATGTGGTGGAAGACACTGTCACCTACATTTCGGAAGCGGACTTCACACCGACGCACATCGCGGAACTGAACCGGCTCGCCGCCCTGCCCGTTCGCAGCATCCTGCCGGCCCATGGCGCTGCCGAGCGGATCGCGGCGGGGGGATATGATGCCGGCCTCATCGCCGCCAATCGCAGCTATCTGATGCGGCTACTTGCCGGCGAGGGGCGCGATGGCGCGCCCCTTTCCCGCTTCGTTGCCGACGACGTCGAGGCCGGTCGCATCGGCTATTTCGAGCCCTATGAAGCGGTACATCGGGCCAACCTCAAGGCGCTCGCGGCGGTCGGGCTCTGA
- a CDS encoding site-specific DNA-methyltransferase → MSVLRQRAAASSSEVSFHSPAAFAAPDWLDSVIVGDCVAALERLPKASVDLIFADPPYNLQLGGDLTRPDQSKVDAVDDDWDRFDSFEAYDAFTRAWLLACRRVLKPTGTIWVIGSYHNIFRVGSIMQDLGFWVLNDIIWRKANPMPNFKGKRFTNAHETLIWASRDREAKGITFNYEAMKAFNDDLQMRSDWLLPICTGGERLKTADGDKVHPTQKPEALLWRVLTSSSKPGDVVLDPFLGTGTSAAVAKKLGRHYVGVERDSTYANFAKVRIASVERAPDEGLAVVTPKRAEPRIPFGSLIEAGLIRPGDRLCDARRRHVATVRADGSISAGTVAGSIHKVGASLQGLEACNGWTYWHVETKGALVLIDELRGRIRSELAAAGA, encoded by the coding sequence ATGAGTGTACTGCGTCAGCGGGCGGCTGCGTCGTCGTCCGAGGTTTCTTTCCACTCCCCTGCCGCGTTCGCCGCGCCCGACTGGCTCGACAGCGTCATCGTCGGCGACTGCGTCGCCGCGCTGGAACGCCTGCCGAAGGCATCGGTCGATCTGATTTTTGCCGATCCGCCCTACAACCTGCAACTCGGCGGCGACCTTACCCGTCCCGACCAGTCGAAGGTCGATGCCGTCGACGACGACTGGGATCGCTTCGACAGCTTCGAGGCGTACGACGCTTTCACCCGCGCCTGGCTGCTTGCCTGCCGTCGCGTGCTGAAGCCGACCGGCACCATCTGGGTAATCGGCTCGTATCACAACATCTTCCGTGTCGGTTCGATCATGCAGGACCTCGGGTTCTGGGTGCTCAACGACATCATCTGGCGCAAGGCCAACCCGATGCCCAACTTCAAGGGCAAGCGCTTCACCAACGCGCATGAAACGCTGATCTGGGCGTCGCGCGACCGGGAGGCCAAGGGCATCACGTTCAATTACGAGGCCATGAAGGCCTTCAACGACGACCTTCAGATGCGCTCGGACTGGCTGCTGCCGATCTGCACCGGCGGCGAACGGCTGAAGACGGCCGATGGCGACAAGGTCCATCCGACACAGAAGCCGGAAGCGCTGCTCTGGCGCGTGCTGACGTCATCGTCCAAGCCCGGTGACGTCGTCCTCGATCCGTTTCTCGGCACCGGCACCTCGGCTGCCGTGGCCAAGAAGCTCGGCCGCCATTACGTCGGTGTCGAGCGCGACAGCACCTATGCCAATTTCGCCAAGGTGAGGATCGCCTCCGTCGAGCGGGCGCCGGACGAGGGGCTCGCCGTGGTCACGCCGAAGCGGGCCGAACCGCGCATCCCCTTCGGTTCGCTGATCGAGGCGGGCCTGATCCGTCCGGGCGACAGGCTGTGCGACGCCCGCCGCCGCCACGTTGCCACGGTTCGCGCCGATGGCTCGATCTCAGCCGGCACCGTCGCCGGGTCTATTCACAAGGTGGGCGCGTCGCTGCAAGGGCTCGAAGCCTGCAATGGCTGGACCTACTGGCATGTCGAGACCAAGGGCGCGCTGGTGCTGATCGACGAGTTGCGCGGTCGCATCCGCAGCGAACTCGCGGCTGCCGGCGCCTGA
- a CDS encoding metallopeptidase family protein — translation MRLFGGSAKFDWKDLKAPELDDFETMAAEAYAALPADFRAMTGEIEIRVADFPDEEVVKEMELESDFDILGLFHGTGLAHDAAVPETGRLPNRVWLYRRPILDYWAEHEETLGDIVSHVLVHEIGHHFGLSDDDMYGIEDNEP, via the coding sequence ATGAGACTCTTCGGCGGGAGCGCCAAGTTCGACTGGAAAGACCTCAAGGCGCCCGAGCTCGATGATTTCGAGACGATGGCAGCGGAGGCCTATGCCGCACTGCCGGCCGATTTCCGGGCGATGACCGGCGAGATCGAGATCCGCGTCGCCGACTTTCCCGACGAAGAAGTCGTCAAGGAAATGGAGCTCGAAAGCGATTTCGACATTCTGGGCCTGTTCCATGGCACCGGCCTCGCACACGACGCCGCCGTGCCGGAAACCGGCCGCCTTCCCAACCGGGTCTGGCTCTATCGCCGCCCCATCCTCGACTATTGGGCCGAGCATGAGGAAACGCTGGGAGATATTGTCTCCCACGTGCTGGTCCACGAAATCGGTCACCATTTCGGTCTCAGCGACGACGACATGTATGGCATCGAGGACAACGAACCGTGA
- a CDS encoding DUF721 domain-containing protein → MARLRKPAFVYKGVRPLADIIAAPLNAACRKRGFATLDLVAHWPDIVGPVYAETTAPDQLSWPRRPKGLIEEEEHEPAVLTVRCSGAAAMRLTLEAPQLIERINTFFGYRLVGRLKPLQLPPVKIGPRPRPRPGQLSPEAEARVQTLAAGIADDGLKAAVERLGRAVSGDIRGRR, encoded by the coding sequence ATGGCGCGCTTGAGAAAACCGGCTTTCGTCTACAAGGGAGTGCGGCCGCTCGCCGACATCATAGCCGCGCCGCTCAATGCCGCCTGCCGCAAGCGCGGTTTTGCCACGCTCGATCTCGTCGCTCACTGGCCTGATATCGTCGGTCCCGTCTATGCCGAAACGACGGCCCCCGACCAGCTCTCATGGCCGCGTCGGCCGAAGGGACTGATCGAGGAAGAAGAGCACGAGCCCGCCGTTCTGACGGTGCGCTGCTCCGGGGCGGCGGCCATGCGCCTGACGCTCGAGGCGCCGCAGCTGATCGAGCGCATCAATACCTTTTTCGGCTACCGCCTTGTCGGTCGCCTGAAGCCGCTGCAGCTTCCGCCGGTGAAGATCGGCCCAAGGCCCCGCCCGAGACCGGGGCAGCTTTCTCCCGAGGCCGAGGCCAGGGTGCAAACCCTCGCCGCCGGCATCGCCGACGATGGCTTGAAAGCGGCGGTGGAACGGCTGGGGCGGGCGGTCAGCGGCGATATCCGCGGTCGTCGATGA
- a CDS encoding SDR family oxidoreductase, with amino-acid sequence MAGKILVIGATGNVGRPLVKALLARGEAVKAASRNGKPVDGAEGVVFDVADPMTFPNAFEDVDRAFVMLPSGYTEAKALLLPIIEAAATRGVKVVLQSVLGVDADDSIPYRQAEIALEKSGVRWVVLRPNWFTDNFVNYWKPGIDAAGVIAVPAADGKSSFIDARDIADSAAAALTTDRFDGKAFNLTGPEALGYAEAAALISEAIGKPVAYQAVDDDTFVGILVGAGVPEVYARFLASIFYPVREGWTAVVTDDVRTLTGHPARQVAAWVKENAAILKG; translated from the coding sequence ATGGCTGGCAAGATTCTGGTTATTGGCGCCACCGGCAACGTCGGGCGGCCGCTCGTGAAGGCGTTGTTGGCTCGGGGCGAGGCGGTCAAGGCGGCATCGCGCAACGGCAAGCCGGTGGATGGCGCCGAGGGCGTCGTCTTCGACGTGGCCGACCCGATGACCTTTCCAAATGCCTTCGAAGATGTTGACCGCGCGTTCGTCATGCTGCCGAGCGGCTACACCGAGGCCAAGGCGCTGCTGTTGCCGATCATCGAGGCGGCGGCGACGCGCGGCGTCAAGGTGGTGCTGCAGTCGGTCCTCGGCGTCGATGCCGACGACTCCATCCCGTATCGTCAGGCGGAAATTGCCCTTGAGAAGTCCGGCGTCCGTTGGGTCGTGCTGCGCCCCAACTGGTTCACCGACAACTTCGTCAACTACTGGAAGCCCGGCATCGACGCGGCGGGCGTCATCGCGGTACCGGCCGCCGACGGCAAGTCCAGCTTCATTGACGCGCGCGACATCGCCGACAGTGCCGCCGCCGCTCTGACCACCGACCGTTTCGATGGCAAGGCGTTCAATCTCACCGGCCCGGAAGCGCTCGGCTATGCCGAAGCCGCCGCGCTGATCTCCGAGGCCATCGGCAAGCCGGTTGCCTATCAGGCGGTCGACGACGACACCTTCGTCGGCATTCTTGTCGGCGCCGGGGTTCCCGAGGTCTATGCGCGCTTCCTCGCCTCGATCTTCTATCCCGTTCGCGAGGGCTGGACGGCCGTCGTCACCGACGACGTCCGGACGCTGACCGGGCACCCGGCGCGTCAGGTTGCCGCCTGGGTGAAGGAAAACGCCGCCATCCTGAAGGGTTGA
- a CDS encoding GNAT family N-acetyltransferase: MSFVIRSETAADQAAIGELTTAAFLNVAHANGTEAAIVRDLRAAGALVLSLVAVDPAGEIVGHAGFSPIETDMPGRWFGLGPLSVAPAWQRIGVGSALVQAGLAQLTELKAAGVVLVGEPAYYGRFGFAAQPGLSCQGVPDVYVQALAFGEAPAWKAIVFHPAFFTAKSASAERGGRSSDVPMRWRDRIVSRNR, from the coding sequence ATGAGTTTTGTCATCCGCAGTGAAACGGCGGCTGATCAAGCCGCTATTGGCGAGCTGACCACCGCTGCCTTCCTGAACGTCGCCCATGCCAACGGCACCGAGGCGGCGATCGTTCGCGATCTACGCGCTGCTGGCGCGCTGGTCCTGTCGCTCGTCGCCGTCGATCCGGCCGGCGAAATCGTCGGACACGCCGGCTTTTCGCCGATCGAGACGGACATGCCCGGCCGCTGGTTCGGTCTGGGACCGCTGTCCGTGGCGCCGGCATGGCAACGGATTGGTGTCGGCTCAGCGCTGGTCCAGGCCGGTCTTGCTCAGCTCACAGAGTTGAAGGCAGCCGGCGTCGTCCTGGTTGGCGAGCCGGCTTACTACGGCCGCTTCGGCTTCGCCGCGCAGCCGGGCCTGTCCTGCCAAGGCGTTCCGGACGTCTATGTCCAGGCGCTTGCCTTTGGAGAGGCGCCGGCGTGGAAGGCGATCGTCTTCCATCCGGCCTTCTTCACCGCCAAAAGCGCATCGGCCGAACGTGGAGGCCGGTCTTCGGACGTTCCGATGCGGTGGCGAGACCGCATCGTCAGCCGAAATCGGTGA
- a CDS encoding zinc-dependent alcohol dehydrogenase family protein has protein sequence MRAIFYELFGQRPEIRTLPDPTPEPHGLVLKVEASGICRSDWHGWMGHDPDIALPHVPGHEFAGRVVAIGRDVRRFRVGDRVTMPFVAGCGRCPECGSGNQQVCRNQTQPGFTHWGSFAEYVGVHNADDNVVALPDDIDFPTAASLGCRFATSFRAVVDQGRVRGGEWVAVHGCGGVGLSAIMIAAAMGADVIAVDIADDKLEFAKTIGATAVINGKTTPDVAGAIRDLTGGGAHLSIDALGHRVTARNSILGLKRRGRHVQVGLMLGDDVEAPIPMARIIGWELEVYGSHGMQAWRYDDMLAMIAAGKLQPQKLVNRHVGLDEAIDLLIGMDRFQETGINVITDFG, from the coding sequence ATGCGCGCCATATTCTACGAGCTGTTCGGCCAGCGTCCGGAGATCCGCACCCTGCCCGACCCGACGCCGGAGCCGCACGGCCTCGTGCTGAAGGTGGAGGCCTCGGGTATCTGCCGCTCCGACTGGCACGGCTGGATGGGCCATGATCCGGACATCGCACTGCCACACGTACCCGGTCACGAGTTCGCCGGCCGCGTCGTCGCCATCGGCCGCGACGTCCGTCGCTTCCGGGTGGGCGATCGCGTCACCATGCCCTTCGTTGCCGGTTGCGGGCGCTGCCCGGAGTGCGGCTCGGGCAATCAGCAGGTCTGCCGCAACCAGACTCAGCCCGGCTTCACCCATTGGGGGTCGTTTGCCGAGTATGTTGGCGTCCATAATGCCGACGACAACGTGGTCGCCCTGCCCGACGACATCGACTTCCCGACGGCGGCCAGCCTGGGCTGCCGCTTTGCCACCTCCTTCCGGGCGGTGGTCGACCAGGGTCGGGTGCGCGGCGGCGAGTGGGTGGCGGTGCACGGATGTGGCGGTGTCGGCCTGTCCGCCATCATGATCGCCGCGGCGATGGGCGCCGACGTGATCGCCGTCGACATCGCCGACGACAAGCTGGAGTTTGCCAAGACCATCGGCGCCACGGCGGTGATCAACGGCAAGACAACACCGGACGTCGCCGGCGCCATCCGCGACCTGACGGGCGGCGGCGCTCATCTTTCGATCGATGCCCTTGGTCACCGGGTCACCGCCCGCAACTCCATCCTCGGCCTCAAGCGGCGTGGACGCCATGTGCAGGTCGGCCTGATGCTCGGCGACGACGTCGAGGCCCCCATTCCAATGGCGCGCATCATCGGCTGGGAGCTCGAAGTCTACGGCAGCCATGGCATGCAAGCCTGGCGCTATGACGACATGCTCGCGATGATCGCCGCCGGCAAGCTCCAGCCGCAGAAGCTGGTCAACCGCCACGTCGGACTCGACGAGGCGATCGACCTGCTCATCGGCATGGACCGTTTTCAGGAGACCGGCATCAACGTCATCACCGATTTCGGCTGA
- a CDS encoding DsbA family protein: MLTRRRFLTTTAVAAAGFAALASFPGLAFAQEPAATVDVTELMKPGVLPDMALGDPNAKVKIVEYMSMTCSHCADFHNKTFDEIKTKYIDTGKVYFVIREFPLDPLAAAGFMLARNAPGGKYFEVVSYLFKTQREWAFVEDPLSGLRNVSKQFGYSPATFEATLTDQKLLDDLNATRKRGGDEFGITGTPTFFINGQREVGFMSVDELSAKIDPLL, encoded by the coding sequence ATGTTGACTCGCCGCCGCTTCCTCACGACCACAGCTGTAGCCGCGGCCGGCTTTGCCGCGCTTGCGTCTTTCCCCGGACTGGCTTTTGCCCAGGAACCGGCGGCCACCGTCGACGTGACCGAGCTGATGAAACCGGGCGTGCTGCCCGACATGGCGCTCGGTGATCCCAACGCCAAGGTGAAGATCGTCGAGTATATGTCGATGACCTGCAGCCACTGCGCTGACTTCCACAACAAGACCTTCGATGAGATCAAGACCAAGTATATCGACACCGGCAAGGTCTATTTCGTGATCCGCGAGTTCCCGCTGGATCCACTGGCCGCCGCCGGCTTCATGCTGGCGCGCAACGCACCTGGCGGCAAGTATTTCGAGGTCGTGTCCTATCTCTTCAAGACGCAGCGCGAATGGGCCTTCGTCGAAGACCCGCTCTCCGGTCTGCGCAATGTGTCCAAGCAGTTCGGTTATTCGCCCGCGACCTTCGAGGCGACGCTGACCGACCAGAAGCTGCTCGACGACCTCAATGCGACGCGCAAGCGTGGTGGCGACGAGTTCGGCATAACCGGAACGCCGACCTTCTTCATCAACGGTCAGCGCGAGGTCGGCTTCATGTCGGTCGACGAGCTGTCGGCCAAGATCGACCCGCTTCTCTGA
- a CDS encoding PA0069 family radical SAM protein encodes MNIACQHPIEPIPAPEIADTAIVAGRRRGRGAGINPSGRFEAYARTGFDDGWGDGEELPPFKTTVQIEPARSVITRNDSPDIAFDRSLNPYRGCEHGCIYCYARPNHAYLGLSPGLDFETRLYAKTNAAEVLERQLGAPSYQPKVIAIGTATDAYQPIEKEQKVTRRVLEMLAKTQHPALIITKSALVLRDIDILQPMAAQGLVKVAISITTLDRRLARAMEPRASSPQRRLDAIQKLTEAGIPVGVMVAPVIPAVTDSEIERILEAAHTFGAREAGYVLLRLPLEVSEIFREFLLRELPDRYRHVMNVLKSMRGGKDYDAEWGKRMRGTGPYAWQIGRRFELTAKRLGLNKHRIKLDTEKFLKPGNGGVQLSLF; translated from the coding sequence ATGAACATCGCATGCCAACACCCCATTGAGCCCATTCCGGCGCCGGAGATCGCCGACACGGCGATTGTCGCCGGGCGCCGGCGCGGCCGGGGCGCGGGCATCAACCCATCGGGTCGGTTCGAGGCTTATGCCCGGACGGGCTTCGACGACGGCTGGGGCGACGGTGAGGAGCTGCCGCCGTTCAAGACGACGGTGCAGATCGAGCCGGCGCGATCGGTGATCACCCGCAACGACAGCCCCGACATCGCCTTCGATCGGTCCCTCAACCCCTATCGGGGCTGCGAGCATGGCTGCATCTATTGCTACGCCCGACCGAACCACGCCTATCTCGGCCTGTCGCCAGGGCTCGATTTCGAAACCCGGCTTTACGCCAAGACCAATGCCGCCGAAGTGCTGGAACGCCAGCTCGGCGCTCCGTCCTACCAGCCCAAGGTGATCGCCATCGGCACGGCCACCGATGCCTACCAGCCGATCGAGAAGGAGCAGAAGGTCACCCGGCGCGTGCTGGAGATGCTGGCAAAGACCCAGCATCCGGCGCTGATCATCACCAAGTCGGCACTCGTCCTGCGCGACATCGACATTCTTCAGCCGATGGCCGCCCAGGGCCTCGTCAAGGTGGCGATCTCGATCACCACGCTCGACCGCCGCCTGGCGCGCGCCATGGAGCCTCGCGCCTCCAGCCCTCAGCGTCGCCTGGACGCCATCCAGAAGCTCACGGAAGCCGGCATTCCGGTCGGCGTCATGGTGGCGCCCGTCATCCCGGCAGTTACCGACAGCGAGATCGAACGCATCCTGGAAGCGGCCCACACCTTTGGCGCCCGCGAAGCCGGCTACGTGCTGCTGCGTCTGCCGCTCGAGGTCTCGGAGATCTTCCGCGAGTTTCTGCTGCGCGAACTGCCCGACCGCTATCGGCACGTCATGAACGTCCTGAAGTCGATGCGCGGCGGCAAGGACTACGATGCCGAATGGGGCAAGCGCATGCGCGGAACCGGTCCTTATGCCTGGCAGATCGGCCGTAGGTTCGAGCTGACCGCCAAGCGCCTCGGCCTCAACAAGCATCGGATCAAGCTCGATACGGAGAAGTTCCTGAAGCCGGGCAACGGCGGCGTTCAGCTGAGCCTGTTCTGA